The Chloroflexota bacterium DNA segment TCGCCGCACGTGCAGCAGGTACTCATCTCGGTTCTGAGGATTGTCGTCCGTCCGTGGCCGGGTGGGGACTGCACTCGCGCTGCCGATCGGCTCATACCGTTCAAAGGCGGACTCCAGCACACCCTCGCCGCGCGTGAGCCCCGGGAGCTGTCGCTGAAGGTCATGGACCCGATCTGCCGGAATCTCACCTTCCAGCAGGTACGCCGCTGCTCGCAGCGCCTGCGTGTGAGGCGCCGCCTGTTGCCGTGCCAGGATCGCCATCACCGCACCGAACGTATCTGCCGGAATCTCCAGGCGGAAATGGTGAAGAGGTTCGCACACGACCGAGCCGGCCTGCTCCAGAGCGCTCATCAGCACCAGCGGTGTCAGCTTGCGGAAGTCAGCAGCCGTGCTGATCGGCGAGATATAGCCGGCATCCGTCATGGTGACGGTGCAGTCCGTGACCCGCCAGCCGTACAGCCCCTGCTGCAACGCTGTGTGAATCGTTGCAGCCATCGCCTGTCGGAATTCATCGACAGCCTTGTAGACGAAGATCGGGATCGTCCCAAGCTCAGCCTCCAACCTGAACGTCACGCCCGAACCCGGAGCAGCGGGCTCAATGCGGAGCCCGACGGTGGCACAGAACGGATTCGGAGCCCTGCCAAGGATCTCCACTGCTGCGCCGACGCCCGACGGCCGCTCGATGTACATGGTGGTCGACGCCTGGAACTCCACCTCCACGCCGAATTCATTGGCCAGGGTGGCCTGAATCACCTCCTTCTGCACCTCCCCGTACAGTGAGACGTAGAGACCTTGCCGGGTCGCATCTTGCCGAAGGTTGATGAGGGGATCCTGCTCAGCCAACTGGGTCAACGCCCGGTACAGCCTGCTCCGGTCGGACGCTCGGTGCGGTACGACGGCCGCTTCCAGACTCGGCGGAGCAAAATGGCGTCCGTCCGAGGTTGCGCGGGCCGTTCCCAGCACATCGCCGATCTGGACGTCCCCGAGTCCCCACAGCTTGCCGATCTGCCCGGCCGTGACCACCCGCCGCCGGGCCGCCGCACCCCGCTCGACGACGTGAATGGCGGTGACTTTGCGCTCCTGACCTGACCGAACCAGGAGCCGATCTCGGGTCTGGATCCTGCCGGAGAACAGCCGGACATAGGCGATCTTCTCCCCGGCCGGTCCGCGCTCAATCTTGAACACCGTGCCAGACAGCGGGCCGTCAGCATCGCCGTCGGTGGACGGCAGCAGCTCGGTGAGCGCCGCGACGAGTGCATCTATGCCCGCCCCGGTGATGGCTGACCCGAAGAAGACGGGATAGACCTCGGCCCGGCTGGTCTGCTCCGCCAGTGCATGCCGCAGCCGCCCGTAAGGAATCAGCGCGTCGCCGTCGAGGTAGGCTGCCAGCAGGCGCTCGTCACGATCGGCCAGAAGCTCAGCCAACCGACTGGCGAACGCCACGTCAGTGGCGCCGGATGGCTCGAACCTCGGATCGTGCGTCCCAGGCCCACACACCGTGCCCATCGGGACGATCGCGGGCGTCAGCTTCTGGGCGATATCGTCCAGGACACGTGCAGCGTCCGCGCCCGGCCGGTCGATCTTGTTCACGAAGAGCAGGGTTGGAATCCGGAGCCGCTGAAGCGCCCGCATCAGCACGCGCGTCTGTGCCTGCACGCGTTCCACGGCAGACACGACCAGCACCGCGCCGTCCAGCACGCTCAGCACCCGTTCCACCTCGGCGATGAAATCCGGGTGGCCGGGCGTATCGATCAGGTTGACCGTGATGTCATTCACCTCGAACGACACCACCGCGGATTTGATGGTGATCCCACGCTGCCGTTCGAGCGCCAGGGTATCGGTCTGAGTGCTGCCATCATCCACGCTGCCGATCGCGTCGATGACCCCGGCGGCGTAGAGCAGCCGCTCGGTCAGGCTCGTCTTACCGGCGTCTACATGCGCCAGAATACCGAGGTTGAGCGTGTGCATGAAGCGTCATGTCCTCTACTGCATCGGCGAAGAATCCGGTGTGGATGAACATGTACGCTCGGCGCATGTCGCTCTCCTTTGTCTCAAGCAGATGTCGTGAATATAGCAACACGGGGGCCGCATCGGCTCACCGCCTGTTCCGTACGCTACGCAAAACCATGCGGAACGCGCATCCGAACATCGGTCCCCAAACGCGCCCGGCGGCCGTTCTCGACTCAGGCGAACTCGGCATAACGCCTTGCCCGGCTTCCAGGCTTCTGGTACCATCCGCTCCGGCCGGGCGACGACCGGTCCGCTGGCTTGCGCTTGAGTCTCGTGCTTCAGGGCAGCCGCCGGTCTCGAGAGCATCGCCCCGGAGGGTCCATGGTGGCAGCGGCAGACGTGAAGGCGATTCGGCTCGGACACCCGAGCTACGTCTGGCGCAGCGGCCAGGACCGCCGCCTCAGCCAGATCCGCCAGTACGTCAAGCTCGAAGGCCGCAAGATCCTCGACATCGGCTGCGGCATGGGCATGTACGTCGACAAGTTCCGCCGCTTCAGCGACGAGGTCTACGGCGTCGACGTCGATCCCGACAAGATCGCCAAGGCCAGCGAGTGGCTTCCCAACCTCCAGGTCTCGCCCGGCGAGCACCTCCCCTTCGGCGACAACGAGTTCGACGTCATCCTGCTCAACGAGGTCATCGAGCACGTCGACGACGACCGCCTCACCATCCGTGAGGCGTACCGCTGCCTCAAGCCCGGCGGCCACATCGTCATCTACGCCCCGAACCGGCTGTACCCCTACGAGACGCACGGCTTCTACCTGTTCGGCAAGTACTACTTCCGGCTGCTGCCGTTCGTGAACTGGCTGCCGCACACCATCCGTGACGTCTTCTGCCCCCACGTGCGCGTCTACACCGCCCGGGAGATCTTGCGCCTCTTCGACGGGCTTCAGGTGGACTTCACTGCCGTCACCCACATCCTCCCCGGCCTCGACAACGTCGCGGAGCGGTACGGGCCGTTCGGGCGGCTGATCCAGAAGACGCGCGACCTGATCGAGGCGACGCCGCTCCGCGCGTTCGGAATCAGCCACTTCGTCGTCGCGCGCAAGCGCTAGCGCTCGCCACGCGCGCGCACGGCCTCACGGACGGGCATCCCTCACGGCCGCACCGCTTCGTTTCTACGCTCGTTCCTGCATCGGGCGGGCGCGGTATCCTTCGCTGTAACCGTCTGACCGAGACGCGCAGATCAGCCCGAGGACCGCATGGCCGTACCCAGCGAGCGACCAGACACCCCACCAGCAGCGGCCCCCGAGCCGTCACGCTCGGGGCTGCCTACCGTCGCATCCAACAGCGACATCCTCGGGTGGCTGGACATCCTCCTCAAGGGCAAGCCCGAGCAGCAGGCCCAGGCGCGCACCGAGATCGCCATGATCCTCGAAGCGCGCGGCCACACCGACGATGCCGAAGAGGCCTACTGGACCAATGTCCAGGCCCGCGCTGCCGACCGGCGCTCCTACGAGCGGCTGATCGCGCTCTACCAGGAGCGCGGCGACCGCCTCTCCGAGACCCTCGTGCAGCGGATGCTGGACGAGGTCTTCAACCCGCGGCCAGCCGCCCCGACACAGAACCCAGGCCCGGCCCAGCCCGGAGGACCTGGTCAGCAGTTCGGACAGCAGCCCGCGCGGCGCACCCGTCGCCTGCGGAGCGCCGGGCCGGCCGGGGCAGATGCTGGCACCCCGCCAGCTCCCGAGCCAGAACCAGCGCCGCCGGCCCCGCCCGCTGCACCCACGCCGCCCCCGGTCACGGCTACTGGCCCCGGCGCCGCCGCCGGCCACGCCTACGCCGCCATCGTCCACGCGGCCAACCTCCAGGCCGCCGCGGCCACGCCGCCAGCTTCGGCCGCACCAACGGCCGCGCCCGGGCCGGCCGCCCCATCCGCCACCACCGCCCGCGCCGCCCGCCCTGGCGGCCCCGCTGGCACGTCCCCAGCGTCCGCTGCGCCGGCGCCCCAGTCGCCAGCGCCCCAGGCCCGCGCCGGCCAGCCGGCCGCCACGCCGTTCGTCTTGCCGCCGGAGCCGGCCCGCCGGCGGCCATCACCGCTCTCGCCGCACCCGGAGCCAGCCGCCACCGGCCGGCGCTTCAACACCAGCGGCTTGATCGTCCTCCAGCCGACCACCATCGGCGCATTCCTGCTGGCCTCCTTCGGCGCAGCCGCCATCATTGCCTTCCTGCTCATCATGACCGACCGTGGCGGCAGCCGGTCAGCCGCCAGCGCCTCGCCCGCCGCCACCACCGTCCCCCTCAGCGTCGCCAACGGCCTGCCGGCGCGCTGCTCGGATGCCTCGATCCGCTTCCCCGGCCTCAACCTCGCCGATCCGCGCGGCGCGGTCGCCGCCGGCTACCGCGAGAACGGCGTGGACGTGGACGCCACCCGGCCAGGGAGCGCGCGCCTCACCGCCGATCAAGCCGAGCAAGTCCTGGGCGGCTGGATGGCGATCTCCCTGCTGATGGAGCGCTCTGGGCAAGCGCCGCCCACTCTCACGGGCTGGCTCGACTCCGAGACGGACCGTCCCACCCTCGCCAACGCCATCCTGGCCGGCCGCCGTCTGGACGGCATGATCACCGCTGACGAGTGGGCCACCATGCGCGGCTGGACCGCCACCACCTGCGAGGGCGCGTTCCTGCACGATCCGCACAATGCCGCCGCCACCCGACTCATGGAGCGCGTCGTCGCCCGGTGAATCGCCGCCCGGAGCGGTCCGCGGATCAACCGTGGAGCGCCACCGGCCAATATCGGCCAAACGCTCCCGTATCCAGCCCTGGAATGGTACGATCTCCGTTGTTGTGTACACGTTCTGCGCGCCAACGCGCAGCGGGGTTGCTCAGGGTTCGCGCGGGTATCCGGAGGGTCCAGCCGTGAAGGTCGGCCACGTCGTCAAGCGTCTTGTTCGTGGTGTCGCGGTTGGCATGGTGCGCCGCTGGATCACGTCGCTGTTGGTCCTGGTGATGGTCGGAGGAACCGTCTACGGTCTTGCGAGCCAGGGCTTCATCAATCTGCCCGGCGTGTCGCCGGCCGCGAGCAGCGGTGCAGCAGCCGCCACCGGCGAAGTCCGCGAGATGGTCGTCGAAGAGATCCGCAGCAGTAACAGCCAGCAAGCGCAGATGGTGCTGATCCTGCGCGAGAAGGCCGGCAACCGCCGGCTGACCATGAACGTCGGGCCGAGCGAGGCGTTGGCCGTGGCCGCCGACATGAACGGCGGCGTCCCGCGTGAGCGCATGAGCGTCCCGCCGCCCACGTCCTACGACCTGATGCGTACGCTCGTGAAGGAGCTCGGGGCATCCGTGAACCGCGTCGTGGTCACCAGCCTCACGAACGACACCTACTACGCGAAGGTGATCATGAACACCGACTCGCGGCAGGTGGAAGTCGAGTCCCGCCCGAGCGACGCCATCGCCCTGGCCCTGCGCGCCCGCGTGCCGATCTTCGCGGCGACGAGCGTCCTGGATCAGGCCGGCCGTAGCCGCCCCTGACCCTCGCTCAGGTCACGCCCGAAAACGCGCGTCGGGCCTTCAGCGACGGCCGCGCTGCCGGCTCGCCCTATACGGCCGCCGGCGTTCGCGTCCGCGCCCCGGCCCGCAGCCGTCATGGGGACAGCCCTCATAGGGGACAGCCGTCATGAGGCCGCCTCAACACCGACATGTGCGGTGCTGGGGCGGCCTCACGCATGACGCCGTAGTACGGGCAGGCAGACCGGCGGCGACCCTCGCCCCGGTCGTCGGCCTGCCGGACGCAGCAGCCCCGCATCCGGGGGCACAACCCGCCCGCCTTACCCGCCGCGCACGGGCGCGGGGCCTACCGCTGCGAGTTGTAGGCGCTGTTGATCAGCTCGACATTCGCCGCGCGCTGCCCACGGCCCCGCGCGTCCGTCTCGATGTCAAACTCCATCTCCTGCCCTTCCTGGATCGTGTCGAAGACCCCACGCGGCAGGGAGGAATGATGAAAGAAAACCTCGGCCCCATCCTCGCAACGGACAAACCCGAAGCCACGATCTCGGATCATCCGAACAACGGTGCCCCGCATAGAACGATACCTCCAAGCAGAACGCCTTTCGGCGTACCAACCTGCTGATGCACGATGCGTGCCATGTCTCAGGTCCATTTTTGGTGAAAGCGGGCAGTTGTACACGAGTCTGCCGGGGCGCCCGGCTCGCTCAGAACGGCGGCCCTCCCGTCCAGCGCGCCGCTAGCCTGTCATCTCGAGGATGGTCGCCAGCAGCGTATCCAGGTCGAACGGCTTGGGAAACACCCGGGCTGGCTCGAGCTGCTCAGTCCGCGCCGGCAGGTCTCGCGTCGCCGACAGCACGATCACCGGCACCGTGGCCAGCCGCTCGATGCGCCGCTGCGCCTCGCGGAACCCCCAGCCATCCAGTACCGGCATCATCAAGTCCAGCAAGATCAGGTCTGGCTGCCACTGGCTGGCAACAGCCAACGCCTCCTGGCCGTTGCCAGCCACCTTCACGTCGTACCCCTCATCCGCCAGCGCCTCGGCCAGAAACCCGCGAATGCTCGGGTCATCGTCCACCACCAGGATGCGGGACTCACGCGCCAACATGCACCTGCTCCGCCAGCGCGACGGCCTCCGCCTTCGGCAACCAGAAGCCAAACGTCGTGCCAGCGTCTTCGCCGCCGCTCATCGCCCAGATTCGCCCACCCTGGCGCTCGATCAGCGTTCGGCAGATGTAGAGGCCCAGGCCCATGCCCGGCAGGCTCCGCTCCGTGGCGTTCGGCGCACGCCCAAACGGCTGAAAGATCGCTTCAAGGCTCTCCGCGGTCAGCCCGATACCTGGGTCCGTCACCTGGACCAGCGAGCCGCCCTCGCCGCCGATCATCGACAGTCGCACGATGCCGCCTCCAGGCGAGTACTTGACGGCGTTGCTCAGCAGGTTGGTCACGACCTGCTCCAGCCGGTCCAGGTCAACCTCGGCGTAGGTTGGCGTGGCCGGCAGGTCAACCGCCAGCTCGTGCAGCTCCCCCAGGTGATCGCGGTACCGCTCGGCGGCGGCGCGCAGGGCCTCCCCCAGGTCCACCGTGAGCAACCGCAGCGGCAAGTGCCCCGTA contains these protein-coding regions:
- a CDS encoding TetM/TetW/TetO/TetS family tetracycline resistance ribosomal protection protein, whose translation is MHTLNLGILAHVDAGKTSLTERLLYAAGVIDAIGSVDDGSTQTDTLALERQRGITIKSAVVSFEVNDITVNLIDTPGHPDFIAEVERVLSVLDGAVLVVSAVERVQAQTRVLMRALQRLRIPTLLFVNKIDRPGADAARVLDDIAQKLTPAIVPMGTVCGPGTHDPRFEPSGATDVAFASRLAELLADRDERLLAAYLDGDALIPYGRLRHALAEQTSRAEVYPVFFGSAITGAGIDALVAALTELLPSTDGDADGPLSGTVFKIERGPAGEKIAYVRLFSGRIQTRDRLLVRSGQERKVTAIHVVERGAAARRRVVTAGQIGKLWGLGDVQIGDVLGTARATSDGRHFAPPSLEAAVVPHRASDRSRLYRALTQLAEQDPLINLRQDATRQGLYVSLYGEVQKEVIQATLANEFGVEVEFQASTTMYIERPSGVGAAVEILGRAPNPFCATVGLRIEPAAPGSGVTFRLEAELGTIPIFVYKAVDEFRQAMAATIHTALQQGLYGWRVTDCTVTMTDAGYISPISTAADFRKLTPLVLMSALEQAGSVVCEPLHHFRLEIPADTFGAVMAILARQQAAPHTQALRAAAYLLEGEIPADRVHDLQRQLPGLTRGEGVLESAFERYEPIGSASAVPTRPRTDDNPQNRDEYLLHVRRRV
- a CDS encoding class I SAM-dependent methyltransferase; amino-acid sequence: MVAAADVKAIRLGHPSYVWRSGQDRRLSQIRQYVKLEGRKILDIGCGMGMYVDKFRRFSDEVYGVDVDPDKIAKASEWLPNLQVSPGEHLPFGDNEFDVILLNEVIEHVDDDRLTIREAYRCLKPGGHIVIYAPNRLYPYETHGFYLFGKYYFRLLPFVNWLPHTIRDVFCPHVRVYTAREILRLFDGLQVDFTAVTHILPGLDNVAERYGPFGRLIQKTRDLIEATPLRAFGISHFVVARKR
- a CDS encoding bifunctional nuclease family protein, translated to MKVGHVVKRLVRGVAVGMVRRWITSLLVLVMVGGTVYGLASQGFINLPGVSPAASSGAAAATGEVREMVVEEIRSSNSQQAQMVLILREKAGNRRLTMNVGPSEALAVAADMNGGVPRERMSVPPPTSYDLMRTLVKELGASVNRVVVTSLTNDTYYAKVIMNTDSRQVEVESRPSDAIALALRARVPIFAATSVLDQAGRSRP
- a CDS encoding cold shock domain-containing protein, whose amino-acid sequence is MRGTVVRMIRDRGFGFVRCEDGAEVFFHHSSLPRGVFDTIQEGQEMEFDIETDARGRGQRAANVELINSAYNSQR
- a CDS encoding response regulator, which encodes MLARESRILVVDDDPSIRGFLAEALADEGYDVKVAGNGQEALAVASQWQPDLILLDLMMPVLDGWGFREAQRRIERLATVPVIVLSATRDLPARTEQLEPARVFPKPFDLDTLLATILEMTG